One Haemorhous mexicanus isolate bHaeMex1 chromosome 9, bHaeMex1.pri, whole genome shotgun sequence DNA segment encodes these proteins:
- the RGS1 gene encoding regulator of G-protein signaling 1, whose protein sequence is MPGFFFSHNNMTELNGKEDCKLAKGKVHKKKQKAFGADLKSYLKCMVPHIESGIKTSSSRNFMLSAEEVIQWSQSLEKLLASQSGQGVFREFLKSEFSEENIEFWLACEDYKKTKSDHLHGKAERIYEEFVQSDAIKQINIDYQMREATAKKAQDPTHTSFDEAQKTVYILMERDSYPRFLKSKSYLNLLNQLQTNNSK, encoded by the exons ATGCCTGGATTCTTTTTCTCCCACAACAACATGACTgaattaaatggaaaagaagATTGCAAGCTTGCAAAAGGCAAAGTGcataaaaagaagcaaaaggcTTT TGGTGCAGATCTCAAAAGTTATTTGAAGTGCATGGTGCCACATATTGAATCTGGGATCAAGACTTCCAGCTCTAGAAATTTCAT GCTTTCTGCAGAGGAAGTTATTCAGTGGTCACAGTCTTTGGAAAAGCTCTTGGCCAGCCAAA GTGGTCAAGGTGTCTTTCGGGAGTTCCTGAAGTCAGAGTTCAGCGAGGAAAACATCGAGTTCTGGCTGGCTTGTGAGGATTACAAGAAAACCAAGTCTGATCACTTACATGGCAAAGCAGAGAGGATTTACGAGGAGTTTGTTCAGTCAGATGCCATTAAGCAG aTCAATATTGACTATCAGATGAGGGAAGCAACAGCCAAAAAGGCTCAAGACCCAACTCACACAAGTTTTGATGAAGCCCAGAAAACAGTGTACATCCTTATGGAAAGAGATTCGTATcccagatttttaaaatccaaatcCTACCTGAACCTTTTGAACCAGCTGCAAACCAACAATTCAAAATAA